In the genome of Mucisphaera calidilacus, one region contains:
- a CDS encoding hydroxyacid dehydrogenase, whose protein sequence is MTTGCFVVDEPFAGQVYPDHIREQISDLMPMSSDPLPTAEAFAPGVVHRDVEVILSTWGLPRLGPERLDQFPSLRLICHGAGSIAPFVTPDIWERGIRITTATDANAVPVAEFTFATIIYALKRVLRHRETYRLARKRVRVDMPGAYQSTVGLVSLGSIGRLVLDRLKSLDVRVLVHDPFVQQEVMADLGVESVDLPTLFARSNVVSLHTPLTDETRGMFGADLLGRLPANASLINTARGGLIDEPALMRLAQERQDLDFYLDVTDPEPPDESSTLYTLENVFLTPHIAGSMDGECARMGQMILDEITGYVRDGSLEHEVFPQQLPISAHAGVSR, encoded by the coding sequence ATGACCACAGGATGCTTCGTCGTCGATGAGCCGTTTGCCGGACAAGTTTATCCAGACCACATCAGGGAACAGATCAGCGATCTGATGCCGATGAGCAGCGACCCGCTCCCGACCGCGGAGGCGTTTGCGCCGGGCGTGGTGCACCGGGACGTCGAAGTGATCCTCAGCACCTGGGGGCTGCCACGGCTCGGGCCGGAGAGGCTCGATCAGTTCCCGTCGCTGAGGCTGATCTGTCACGGCGCGGGATCGATCGCCCCGTTTGTGACGCCGGACATCTGGGAACGCGGCATCCGCATCACCACTGCGACCGACGCCAACGCGGTGCCCGTTGCCGAGTTCACGTTTGCCACGATCATTTACGCGTTGAAACGGGTGCTCCGCCATCGGGAGACTTACCGCCTTGCCCGCAAGAGAGTCCGCGTCGACATGCCCGGGGCCTATCAGTCCACCGTGGGGCTGGTCTCGCTCGGTTCGATCGGGCGGCTGGTTCTGGATCGGCTGAAATCCCTGGACGTACGGGTGCTGGTTCATGATCCGTTCGTGCAGCAGGAGGTGATGGCGGATCTGGGGGTTGAGTCGGTGGACCTGCCGACGCTGTTTGCGCGGTCGAACGTCGTGTCGCTGCACACGCCCCTGACCGATGAGACACGCGGCATGTTCGGGGCCGATCTTCTGGGCAGGCTGCCCGCCAACGCATCATTGATCAACACCGCCCGTGGCGGGCTGATCGACGAGCCCGCCCTGATGCGACTGGCGCAGGAACGACAGGACCTCGATTTCTATCTGGATGTCACTGATCCTGAGCCGCCGGACGAGTCCTCGACGCTCTACACGTTGGAGAACGTGTTCCTCACGCCTCACATCGCAGGGTCCATGGACGGCGAGTGCGCACGGATGGGACAGATGATCCTCGATGAGATCACCGGCTACGTCCGGGACGGCAGCCTGGAGCACGAGGTGTTCCCGCAGCAGCTCCCGATTTCTGCTCACGCGGGGGTGTCGCGATGA